In Salinigranum marinum, one DNA window encodes the following:
- a CDS encoding putative toxin-antitoxin system toxin component, PIN family — MGQIAVVFDTNVLISGLGFGGKPKECIDLAVMGDVQMVISEDALDEFRRVLTYDRLPFDEEEQRTLPDELIRLTGAKVINPEVSVEVIEDDPDDDVFLECALAAGADYIVSGNDHLLDENPFRGIKIVEPAEFLSLIRDRSC; from the coding sequence ATGGGCCAGATCGCAGTAGTCTTTGACACCAACGTCCTCATTTCTGGTCTCGGCTTTGGTGGAAAACCCAAAGAATGCATAGACTTGGCAGTTATGGGAGACGTTCAGATGGTTATCTCTGAGGATGCTCTTGACGAGTTTCGAAGAGTCCTCACTTATGACCGCCTGCCCTTCGATGAAGAAGAGCAACGGACGCTTCCAGACGAACTCATCCGGCTCACCGGGGCTAAAGTTATCAATCCAGAAGTCTCTGTCGAGGTAATTGAAGACGACCCTGACGATGACGTCTTTCTTGAGTGTGCGCTCGCAGCTGGCGCAGACTACATCGTTTCTGGTAACGATCATCTCCTCGACGAGAATCCATTCCGCGGTATCAAAATCGTGGAGCCCGCAGAGTTCTTGAGCCTGATTCGCGACAGGTCCTGTTAA
- a CDS encoding flavodoxin domain-containing protein: protein MAHILTVFGTGEGQTEKIADSITEEFRARGHEATTVNVAEIDSELDLDEFDAVLIGASVHYGRQQKSVRKWVKMNRDVLVRTPNGFFQVSGASGAKNDEGLAEATGYLDKFIDDTNWQPDRIALFGGALRFSEYGFLKRALLKFIVRNQEFETDESGDAELTDWESVVSFAGEFAAFVEERLSEAVEAD from the coding sequence ATGGCCCACATCCTTACTGTGTTCGGAACCGGCGAGGGACAGACCGAAAAGATAGCCGACAGCATCACGGAGGAATTCAGAGCCCGTGGCCACGAGGCAACGACGGTAAACGTCGCGGAGATCGATTCCGAACTCGATCTCGACGAGTTCGACGCTGTCTTGATCGGTGCGTCGGTCCACTATGGAAGACAACAGAAGTCGGTGAGGAAGTGGGTTAAAATGAACCGCGACGTGCTGGTGCGAACGCCGAACGGGTTCTTTCAAGTCTCCGGTGCGTCCGGGGCGAAGAACGACGAGGGCCTCGCGGAGGCGACAGGATATCTCGACAAGTTTATCGACGACACGAACTGGCAGCCCGACAGAATCGCCCTCTTCGGCGGCGCGCTACGCTTCTCAGAGTACGGTTTTCTCAAGCGAGCGTTGCTGAAATTCATCGTGAGGAATCAAGAATTTGAGACGGACGAGTCAGGAGACGCCGAGCTCACCGACTGGGAATCGGTCGTGTCGTTTGCCGGTGAGTTCGCCGCGTTCGTTGAGGAGCGGCTGAGCGAGGCGGTCGAAGCAGACTAA
- a CDS encoding Fic family protein — MIDGYDLPANAPGQYLPLREDQSLPKAYFPDKLPPAFDLSDEVVREHGRAMWALGRLEGLGSEIDNPGAVFSSFVYKEAEQSSRVEGTAVTVSDIYRYDVGQLTFRDAAESDHEADVREARNYIRALNEAVSYLRTAGFERESITSELVKSLHETLLERGRSEDDDPLPGQFRPGFAVIEEAHPHGFGTRIRFIPPKPDSVERLMDDLERFVQEGSTWPTLIDVAVAHYQFETVHPFKDGNGRVGRILAVLMLIADGLLHYPLLYLSSFIERHRTEYADRLLAVSEKGEWDEWLRFFLRGIREQAEEAFVRAKLLIDTRRTYETRYADEPKSVRDLALALFEDPYFTVREASERIGVVYQTANNAVDRLEADGVVSEITGNAQNRVFRAEEIMDIVERPAQNLPEPEDLVDVEHAWKLPDH; from the coding sequence ATGATCGACGGGTACGACCTGCCTGCAAATGCGCCCGGGCAGTACCTCCCGCTTCGTGAGGACCAGTCCCTCCCGAAGGCGTACTTCCCGGACAAACTGCCTCCAGCGTTCGACCTCTCCGACGAGGTCGTCCGCGAACACGGACGGGCGATGTGGGCGCTCGGCCGCCTGGAGGGGTTGGGCAGCGAGATCGACAACCCCGGCGCGGTGTTCAGTTCGTTCGTCTACAAGGAGGCCGAGCAGTCCTCACGCGTCGAGGGGACGGCCGTCACAGTCTCGGACATCTACCGCTACGACGTCGGCCAACTGACGTTCCGGGACGCGGCCGAGAGCGACCACGAGGCCGACGTTCGAGAGGCGCGCAACTACATCCGCGCGCTCAACGAGGCGGTGTCGTATCTGCGCACGGCAGGGTTCGAACGGGAGAGCATCACCAGCGAGCTGGTGAAGTCGCTGCACGAGACGCTGCTCGAACGCGGCCGGAGTGAGGACGACGACCCGCTCCCCGGACAGTTCCGTCCCGGCTTCGCCGTCATCGAGGAGGCACACCCCCACGGGTTCGGGACGCGTATCCGGTTCATCCCACCGAAGCCCGACAGCGTCGAGCGCCTGATGGACGACCTCGAACGCTTCGTACAGGAGGGGAGCACCTGGCCCACGCTGATCGACGTCGCCGTCGCCCACTACCAGTTCGAGACCGTCCACCCGTTCAAGGACGGGAACGGTCGCGTCGGCCGCATCCTCGCCGTGCTGATGCTCATCGCCGACGGGCTGCTCCACTACCCCCTGCTCTATCTGAGTTCGTTTATCGAGCGACACCGCACCGAGTACGCCGACCGACTCCTGGCCGTGAGCGAGAAGGGCGAGTGGGACGAGTGGCTGCGCTTCTTCCTCCGTGGCATCCGCGAACAGGCTGAAGAGGCGTTCGTGCGGGCGAAGCTCCTCATCGACACCCGGCGGACGTACGAGACGAGATACGCCGACGAGCCGAAGTCGGTGCGGGACCTCGCCCTCGCGTTGTTCGAGGACCCGTATTTCACCGTCCGGGAGGCGAGCGAACGGATCGGCGTCGTCTACCAGACGGCGAACAACGCGGTCGACCGCCTCGAAGCCGACGGGGTCGTCTCTGAGATCACGGGCAACGCACAGAATCGCGTGTTCCGAGCCGAAGAGATCATGGACATCGTGGAGCGCCCCGCGCAGAACCTCCCCGAGCCAGAGGACCTCGTCGACGTCGAGCACGCGTGGAAGCTTCCTGACCACTGA
- a CDS encoding restriction endonuclease subunit S, protein MSEALEQSDLREGYKEVQLGPKPAKIPSEWTVRKLDELTNNSGNYGANISAIEYDPEKPRYIRITDIGDDGFLKDDDRKSIPRDDAEGYYLSAGDLLFARTGATAGKSYLCREDGTDAAYAGYLIRFELNESKVDTDFLALYVQSKLYRDWVDRITRHGAQQNINASEYRGFDILYPPLPEQRRIADILSTVDEQIQQTDEIIEETKDLKQGLIQDLVFFGKSHNGTQTVQLGPMTTEIAESWDVSTVGEITTKAQYGSSESLSTDGTYPVFRMNNIEDGKMVASPMKYSELDDNQAEKYRVEKGDILFNRTNSIDLVGKSGIFDLDGEYVFASYLIRLRTNDQMNPYFLNYYLNSHIGQGILFSIATRGASQANINATNLKGVKVPLPPREQQDRIVGQIQKVEEKIEQERETKQRLQELKRGLMQDLLTGKVRVNTAD, encoded by the coding sequence ATGAGTGAGGCACTGGAGCAATCTGACCTCCGTGAGGGGTACAAAGAGGTCCAGTTGGGACCCAAACCCGCGAAAATTCCCTCAGAGTGGACGGTCAGAAAACTCGACGAATTAACGAATAACTCGGGAAACTACGGTGCAAACATCTCTGCTATAGAATACGACCCTGAAAAACCACGGTACATCCGAATCACAGACATCGGGGATGACGGTTTTTTAAAAGACGATGATCGAAAATCAATCCCTCGCGATGATGCCGAGGGTTACTATCTGTCTGCGGGTGACTTACTGTTTGCTCGTACTGGGGCAACTGCAGGCAAAAGCTACCTTTGCAGAGAGGACGGAACAGACGCCGCATATGCTGGCTATCTAATACGTTTTGAGCTTAATGAGTCGAAGGTTGACACCGATTTCCTGGCTCTATACGTTCAGTCGAAACTGTATCGCGATTGGGTAGACCGAATCACACGTCATGGAGCACAACAGAACATCAATGCGAGTGAGTACCGTGGTTTTGACATTCTCTATCCCCCGCTCCCCGAACAGCGCCGTATCGCCGATATCCTCTCGACGGTCGACGAGCAGATTCAACAGACAGACGAGATCATCGAAGAGACGAAAGATCTGAAACAGGGGCTCATTCAAGACTTGGTTTTCTTCGGGAAGAGCCACAATGGTACTCAAACTGTCCAGCTCGGTCCCATGACTACCGAGATCGCGGAATCGTGGGACGTATCCACCGTGGGCGAGATCACGACTAAGGCTCAGTATGGGTCCTCTGAAAGCCTCTCCACGGACGGGACGTACCCAGTCTTCCGCATGAATAACATCGAGGACGGGAAAATGGTCGCTTCCCCGATGAAATATTCTGAGCTGGACGACAACCAAGCGGAAAAATACCGCGTCGAGAAGGGCGATATCCTGTTCAATCGGACCAACAGTATCGACCTCGTTGGAAAGTCAGGCATCTTCGACTTGGATGGAGAGTACGTATTCGCGTCGTACCTCATCCGCCTCCGCACAAACGATCAGATGAATCCATATTTCCTCAATTACTATCTGAACTCCCACATCGGTCAAGGGATCCTGTTTTCCATTGCAACACGCGGGGCCAGTCAGGCCAATATCAACGCGACGAATCTGAAAGGCGTCAAAGTGCCACTCCCCCCGAGAGAACAACAAGACAGGATCGTTGGGCAGATTCAGAAAGTCGAGGAAAAGATTGAGCAAGAACGCGAAACCAAACAGCGGCTTCAAGAACTCAAACGAGGCCTCATGCAGGATCTCCTGACTGGCAAGGTCCGTGTCAATACCGCCGACTGA
- a CDS encoding ester cyclase, producing the protein MLHDRSMPQGTEWASGPDGYRLMAETWHGFFDGPVELDQLIPAGEFVVLRWSQTGKFVGEMGSIEPTDEEVTITGIEINRFEDGKIAETWQETGMIPMLTQIGVIPEDLFAPKMPAEN; encoded by the coding sequence ATCCTCCACGACCGGTCGATGCCGCAGGGTACCGAGTGGGCCAGTGGCCCCGATGGGTACCGACTGATGGCCGAGACGTGGCACGGATTCTTCGACGGTCCTGTGGAGCTTGACCAGTTGATCCCGGCGGGGGAGTTCGTTGTCCTCCGCTGGAGTCAGACCGGGAAGTTCGTCGGCGAGATGGGGTCCATCGAGCCGACAGATGAGGAGGTGACCATTACCGGAATCGAAATCAACCGCTTCGAGGACGGCAAGATCGCCGAAACGTGGCAGGAGACCGGCATGATTCCGATGCTCACGCAGATCGGAGTGATCCCGGAGGATCTGTTCGCCCCGAAGATGCCGGCGGAGAACTGA
- a CDS encoding cupin domain-containing protein, with protein sequence MDGVLPPGVDSGPARLHPRSEARSEVMAGRADVTVRGDSHVLLPGESLTIAPGEAHSIRNRGDDTLVVRTTLRPPGEFEAATRALYEAGAGGRPDLFAVSAVLSHYRSDVRLAAVPWVVQRPLLRALAGIAAMLGRNPLR encoded by the coding sequence ATGGACGGCGTTCTCCCGCCGGGAGTAGACAGTGGGCCCGCCCGTCTGCACCCACGGTCGGAGGCACGCTCGGAGGTGATGGCGGGTCGGGCCGACGTGACGGTTCGCGGTGACTCCCACGTCCTGCTTCCCGGCGAATCGCTGACCATCGCCCCCGGAGAAGCCCACAGCATCCGTAACCGCGGCGACGACACCCTCGTCGTTCGGACGACCCTCCGCCCGCCCGGCGAGTTCGAAGCCGCAACTCGGGCGCTCTACGAGGCCGGGGCAGGGGGCCGACCGGATCTATTCGCGGTGTCCGCAGTCCTCTCTCATTACCGTTCGGACGTGCGTCTCGCAGCCGTTCCGTGGGTGGTTCAGCGACCGCTCTTGCGTGCGCTCGCCGGCATTGCAGCGATGCTCGGTCGAAATCCACTCAGGTAG
- a CDS encoding DUF7342 family protein: MPDDTQNNNPGHASMTRGERIRAAARTLRTPRTASWVATETGVSVKTAQKYLNQLVEDNVLRKVTQGDQTLYCIDQLMAAYREVATLQREHSREELTTALESMRTKITDWKQSYDVETPGELRAGIADVDDANEIEMRREIASEWEHLADRVPVVRAALNEYDWATERDTIST, translated from the coding sequence ATGCCCGACGACACCCAGAACAACAACCCTGGCCACGCTTCGATGACGCGTGGCGAGCGGATTCGTGCTGCTGCACGGACGCTTCGGACTCCCCGCACCGCGTCGTGGGTCGCGACGGAAACAGGCGTGTCCGTCAAGACAGCGCAAAAGTACCTCAACCAGCTCGTCGAGGACAACGTTCTGCGAAAGGTCACACAGGGCGATCAAACGCTCTATTGCATCGATCAGCTCATGGCGGCCTATCGCGAGGTCGCAACACTCCAGCGGGAACACAGTCGTGAGGAACTGACGACTGCTCTCGAATCGATGCGCACCAAAATCACCGACTGGAAACAGTCGTACGACGTCGAGACCCCGGGCGAGCTTCGAGCCGGTATTGCAGACGTCGACGATGCCAACGAGATCGAGATGCGACGCGAAATTGCCAGCGAGTGGGAGCACCTCGCTGACCGCGTCCCGGTTGTTCGGGCTGCACTCAACGAGTACGATTGGGCGACCGAACGGGACACCATCTCGACGTAA
- a CDS encoding IS5 family transposase produces the protein MASLRRLARMCRDLAKQHVDDPEVPAAPDGAGGYAKWVQIALILYRVELEKSLRETEDYLNEMPGVLAVFELDEAPHYSSFCRWEQEYRMRDLRRLLRASAEQAGWSGEAAIDASGFQRDQTSYHYRDRANYSFQSMKTTILIDVNSLAIKDVHFTTKKAWDGHIGMQVFRRNAEDLRVLSADANYSWSDLREECRSNSTRPLIKHREQTPLQKAHNARMNEDYNQRWMSETGFSQLKEDDGEKLRSRSWHGQFRELTRKCIVHNLTQAAS, from the coding sequence ATGGCATCGCTCAGACGGCTAGCACGGATGTGTCGAGATCTTGCCAAACAGCACGTTGACGACCCGGAAGTACCCGCCGCGCCGGACGGCGCGGGCGGGTACGCGAAATGGGTGCAGATCGCCTTGATTCTGTACCGCGTCGAGTTGGAGAAGAGCCTCCGTGAGACTGAAGACTATCTTAACGAGATGCCCGGTGTCCTCGCCGTGTTCGAACTTGACGAGGCACCGCACTACAGTTCGTTCTGCCGGTGGGAACAAGAGTACCGGATGCGTGACCTGCGCCGCCTGCTCCGCGCTTCGGCGGAGCAGGCGGGCTGGAGTGGTGAAGCCGCGATTGACGCGAGTGGCTTCCAGCGCGATCAAACCAGCTACCACTACCGCGACCGCGCGAATTACTCGTTCCAGTCGATGAAGACGACGATCTTGATCGACGTGAACTCGCTGGCGATCAAGGACGTTCATTTCACGACGAAGAAAGCCTGGGACGGCCACATCGGGATGCAGGTCTTCCGCCGGAACGCGGAAGACCTGCGTGTGTTGTCTGCTGATGCGAACTATTCGTGGAGCGACCTCCGCGAGGAGTGTCGCTCCAACTCAACGCGACCGTTGATCAAGCACAGGGAGCAGACACCGTTGCAGAAGGCCCACAACGCCCGGATGAACGAGGACTACAACCAACGCTGGATGAGCGAGACAGGTTTCTCGCAGTTGAAGGAAGACGACGGCGAGAAGCTCCGCTCCCGGAGCTGGCATGGCCAGTTCCGGGAGCTGACTCGCAAGTGCATCGTGCATAACCTGACGCAGGCGGCGAGTTAG
- a CDS encoding type I restriction endonuclease subunit R: MPDEYAESERPALDTLQWLGWEVVDQQRTTWHDPRETVSSAVLEPRLRDAVERLNPWIDENNLNKAVREIQQLAGTSTMDENEQIHEKLVRHTDVKQDLGHGLKHQTVRYIDYENPENNDFFALNQFRVEGPIETVKPDIVLFVNGIPLGVVECKAPTIAEPRSEALEQLQRYQNERTETGKEGAEELFRYNQFSVAAWYEGAVMGTYGTPKGQYKPWRDTYPVDDDYLADRFGVDYVSPQLRMLYALFEPERLLDQLRHFTVFDTNQSGTAKLVARYQQYRAVEKALKRIERRSQREAQGGVVWHTQGSGKSLTMLFLGLKLRRAKPDPKLVLVTDRTALDDQIHATFERCGFPNPKKAEDIDDLREKLSTNAGETITTLIQKFQLHDDEEGDFPVLSRDDDIYVMVDEAHRTQYKKLANNMRTALPNAYYVGFTGTPIEKDEKNTRRTFGNYIDTYTIDQSLEDDTTVEILYQGRLADIHLEGRNLDRIFDRVFDDRTDEEKAEIQKRYAQERDLAEAESRIEEVALDIVDHFENEIARPFKGIVVTTSKRAAIRYKNKLDDLHGPESRVVISPGHNDPEAVKSWVPTDTEKSKYKEEFVDPNGQVELLIVCDMLLTGFDAPVAQVMYLDKPLREHNLLQAIARVNRPFPEKNHGLIVDYYGISDDLKQALAMFSDDDVKHAMVPLSDKKPELEAANRKAVSFFDDLDDMEACLQTLEPEDVRIEFKNAYKRFSKLMDIVLPDPMANPYKDDLDRLSEIYARAKQRYRDDSMNLEGCGEKVRELIQKHIRSKGIDVLNDEPVSIMDEGGFGAEIEGLESDESRASEMQHALKHEISVRFDEDPVQYGSLKERVEKLIEKYKQKRLTDREIIEELKKVLDEMRSRDQLAHSKGLADATELSFYHALEDVLDSEDQPVDQKTLVELTGDIVAEVEDVATVVEWQEKVTLQQKLRKKVTLRLIKSDIEMTADERKALTTRIVELARTHYKP, from the coding sequence ATGCCGGACGAGTACGCCGAGTCCGAACGCCCCGCCCTCGATACCCTCCAGTGGCTCGGCTGGGAGGTCGTCGACCAGCAGCGGACCACCTGGCACGACCCCCGCGAAACCGTATCCTCGGCCGTACTCGAACCCCGCCTTCGCGACGCTGTCGAACGACTGAACCCGTGGATCGACGAGAACAACCTGAACAAGGCCGTCCGCGAGATCCAGCAGCTCGCCGGAACGAGCACGATGGACGAGAACGAACAGATCCACGAGAAGCTCGTTCGTCACACGGACGTCAAACAAGATCTGGGCCACGGCCTGAAACACCAGACGGTCAGGTACATCGACTACGAGAACCCCGAGAACAACGACTTCTTCGCGCTCAATCAGTTCCGCGTCGAGGGACCGATAGAGACCGTCAAACCCGACATCGTCCTGTTCGTCAACGGAATCCCGCTCGGCGTCGTCGAGTGCAAAGCGCCGACCATTGCCGAGCCGCGAAGCGAGGCGCTCGAACAGCTACAACGCTATCAGAACGAACGCACTGAGACCGGGAAGGAGGGGGCCGAAGAACTGTTCCGGTACAACCAGTTCTCCGTGGCGGCGTGGTACGAGGGCGCGGTGATGGGCACCTACGGAACGCCGAAGGGCCAGTACAAGCCGTGGCGTGACACCTACCCCGTCGACGACGACTATCTCGCCGACCGGTTCGGCGTCGACTACGTCTCCCCACAACTGCGGATGCTGTACGCCTTGTTCGAGCCCGAGCGGCTACTCGACCAACTGCGCCACTTCACGGTCTTCGACACGAACCAGAGCGGGACGGCGAAGCTCGTGGCCCGCTATCAGCAGTACCGCGCCGTCGAGAAGGCACTCAAGCGAATCGAACGCCGCAGTCAGCGAGAGGCACAGGGCGGCGTCGTCTGGCACACCCAGGGTTCGGGAAAGTCGTTGACGATGCTCTTTCTCGGATTGAAACTCCGCCGTGCGAAACCCGACCCAAAGCTGGTACTTGTCACCGACCGTACCGCGCTCGACGACCAGATACACGCCACGTTCGAGCGCTGTGGGTTCCCGAACCCGAAGAAGGCCGAAGACATCGACGACCTGCGCGAGAAGCTCAGCACAAACGCGGGCGAGACAATCACCACACTCATCCAGAAGTTCCAGCTCCACGACGACGAAGAGGGCGACTTCCCGGTGCTCTCCCGCGACGACGACATCTACGTGATGGTCGACGAGGCTCACCGAACCCAGTACAAGAAGCTCGCGAACAATATGCGGACGGCACTGCCGAACGCTTACTACGTCGGCTTCACCGGGACGCCTATCGAGAAAGACGAGAAGAACACACGCCGGACCTTCGGGAACTACATCGATACGTACACCATCGACCAGTCGCTCGAAGACGACACTACCGTCGAGATTCTCTATCAGGGTCGACTCGCCGACATCCACCTCGAAGGGCGGAATCTCGACCGCATCTTCGACCGGGTGTTCGACGACAGGACGGACGAGGAGAAGGCCGAAATCCAGAAGCGGTACGCCCAGGAGCGCGATCTCGCCGAGGCCGAGTCGCGTATCGAGGAGGTGGCGCTCGACATCGTCGACCACTTCGAGAACGAGATCGCTCGCCCGTTCAAGGGGATAGTCGTCACGACCAGCAAGCGGGCTGCGATTCGGTACAAGAACAAGCTCGACGACCTGCACGGCCCAGAGTCCCGAGTCGTCATTTCACCGGGCCACAACGATCCCGAAGCGGTCAAAAGCTGGGTTCCGACCGACACCGAGAAGTCGAAGTACAAAGAGGAGTTCGTCGACCCGAACGGACAGGTCGAGTTACTGATCGTGTGCGACATGCTGCTGACCGGCTTCGACGCCCCAGTCGCGCAGGTGATGTACCTCGACAAACCCCTCCGCGAGCACAACCTCCTGCAGGCTATCGCGCGTGTCAACCGGCCCTTCCCCGAGAAGAACCACGGGCTCATCGTCGACTACTACGGCATCTCCGACGACCTGAAACAGGCACTGGCGATGTTCAGCGACGACGACGTCAAGCACGCGATGGTGCCGCTGTCGGACAAGAAGCCCGAACTCGAAGCCGCCAATCGAAAAGCCGTCTCGTTCTTCGACGACCTCGACGACATGGAGGCGTGTCTCCAGACGCTCGAACCGGAGGACGTCCGTATTGAGTTCAAGAACGCGTACAAGCGCTTCTCGAAGCTGATGGACATCGTGCTGCCCGACCCGATGGCGAACCCCTACAAGGACGACCTCGACCGGCTCAGTGAGATCTACGCCCGAGCAAAGCAGCGCTACCGGGACGACTCGATGAACCTAGAGGGCTGCGGCGAAAAGGTACGTGAACTCATCCAGAAACACATTCGGTCGAAGGGCATCGACGTACTCAACGACGAGCCCGTATCCATCATGGACGAAGGCGGGTTCGGTGCGGAGATTGAAGGCCTAGAAAGCGACGAATCACGGGCGAGTGAGATGCAGCACGCACTGAAGCACGAGATTTCGGTTCGTTTCGACGAAGACCCCGTCCAGTACGGTTCGCTCAAGGAGCGCGTCGAGAAGCTCATCGAGAAGTACAAGCAGAAGCGCCTAACCGACCGTGAGATCATCGAGGAACTCAAGAAGGTACTCGACGAGATGCGCTCTCGCGACCAGTTGGCCCACTCTAAGGGGCTCGCCGACGCGACCGAACTCTCGTTCTACCACGCACTTGAGGACGTCCTCGACTCGGAGGACCAGCCGGTCGACCAGAAGACGCTGGTCGAACTCACGGGCGACATCGTCGCAGAGGTCGAAGACGTGGCTACCGTCGTCGAGTGGCAGGAGAAGGTCACCCTCCAGCAGAAGCTCCGCAAGAAGGTGACACTCCGGCTCATCAAGTCGGACATCGAGATGACGGCCGACGAGCGAAAGGCGCTCACGACCCGTATCGTCGAACTGGCCCGCACCCACTACAAGCCATGA
- a CDS encoding SprT family zinc-dependent metalloprotease — MNEYHIGQTVVPYEVEWSRERTTIGLSMDHSMELTIRAPYSATTEDIDQVLDDKKEWILKTLYGLSEQQDPPLDKEFLSGEKLLYNGRRHRIRVEEGECSEPTLRFDDTQFLLSVPDTGDVSIRRKRQVVVDWYYETADRELPDRADDYIAKLGLEDVEIDVRELPSRWGEYRSGGVVLNWRLILAPRKIQDYVVAHELAHFKHGDHSDSFWNTVGTLIPDYRERREWLRVNGSTLTV, encoded by the coding sequence ATGAACGAGTACCATATCGGTCAGACGGTCGTCCCCTACGAGGTCGAGTGGAGTCGAGAGCGGACCACCATCGGGCTGTCGATGGATCACTCGATGGAACTCACGATCAGGGCCCCGTACTCGGCGACTACCGAGGACATCGACCAAGTACTCGACGACAAGAAAGAGTGGATCCTGAAGACGCTGTATGGGCTCTCCGAGCAGCAGGACCCACCACTCGACAAGGAGTTTCTGAGTGGCGAGAAACTGCTCTACAACGGACGAAGGCACCGGATTCGCGTGGAGGAAGGCGAGTGTTCCGAGCCCACCTTACGGTTCGACGACACCCAGTTCCTGCTCTCGGTGCCCGACACTGGTGATGTCAGCATCAGACGAAAGCGCCAGGTTGTCGTCGACTGGTACTACGAAACTGCAGATCGGGAACTCCCCGACCGTGCCGACGACTACATCGCGAAACTCGGATTGGAGGACGTCGAGATCGACGTTCGTGAACTCCCCAGCCGGTGGGGAGAGTACCGCTCTGGTGGCGTTGTCCTCAACTGGCGGTTGATCCTCGCACCTCGGAAGATCCAGGATTACGTGGTTGCGCACGAACTCGCTCACTTCAAACATGGCGATCACTCGGACTCGTTTTGGAACACGGTCGGGACGCTGATTCCGGATTACCGGGAACGTCGGGAATGGCTGCGAGTCAACGGAAGCACGCTCACAGTTTGA
- a CDS encoding YdeI/OmpD-associated family protein — protein sequence MDPLFFDSRNEFRTWLEGHHDTKKELWVGYYKADAERSGIGYGESVEEALCFGWIDGLVKGIDDETYTRRFTPRSSDSKWSKANKGRVAAMTKEGKMTLAGMELVDAAKESGEWAAAYRLGDDHEIPAELEAALRENETAWENFQDCSNTDQHAFIAAVEEAKTDETKQKRIKRTVELAAQDLRAYDENNKRRL from the coding sequence ATGGACCCACTATTCTTCGACTCTCGTAACGAGTTCCGCACCTGGTTGGAAGGGCACCACGACACGAAAAAAGAGCTGTGGGTAGGCTACTACAAGGCCGACGCCGAGAGATCTGGTATCGGGTACGGAGAGTCGGTCGAGGAAGCGCTCTGCTTCGGATGGATCGACGGTCTGGTCAAGGGCATCGACGACGAGACGTACACCCGTCGGTTTACGCCCAGAAGCTCCGACAGCAAGTGGTCGAAGGCGAACAAGGGGCGGGTCGCAGCGATGACCAAGGAGGGGAAGATGACCCTGGCCGGAATGGAACTCGTCGACGCGGCGAAGGAGTCGGGCGAGTGGGCGGCTGCCTATCGGCTCGGCGACGATCACGAAATTCCGGCCGAACTTGAGGCGGCGCTGCGTGAGAACGAGACCGCTTGGGAGAACTTCCAGGACTGCTCGAACACGGACCAGCACGCATTCATCGCGGCCGTTGAGGAGGCTAAGACGGACGAGACCAAGCAAAAGCGCATCAAACGAACGGTCGAACTCGCGGCGCAGGATCTCCGAGCATACGACGAGAACAACAAGCGGCGGCTGTGA
- a CDS encoding site-specific integrase — protein MPENANSKVRAKVWLTPDQVDTLRTACYETGASYLQQRNEAVIALTYDTGLRVGELIDIDVEMLREGNSELYLPGHIQKDYPNDNSPGPVTMELSTDVTRLLSSYLNSRWKESPALFPARSSDRITTQGVRNMLHKVAETAGLRPYLVDGSRGDAEDVTPHALRHSVAYRMMNDEDGNTLYDVRNRLRHRSIQTTERIYDHLIKV, from the coding sequence ATGCCCGAAAATGCAAACTCCAAAGTTCGAGCGAAAGTGTGGCTGACGCCCGACCAGGTCGACACGCTCCGCACCGCGTGCTACGAGACTGGTGCGTCGTACCTCCAGCAGCGAAACGAGGCGGTCATCGCGCTCACCTACGACACCGGCCTCCGGGTCGGTGAACTCATCGACATTGACGTCGAGATGCTACGGGAGGGAAACAGCGAGCTATACCTGCCCGGGCACATCCAGAAGGACTACCCGAACGACAACAGCCCAGGACCGGTGACGATGGAACTATCGACCGATGTGACCCGGCTCCTCTCGTCGTACCTGAACAGTCGGTGGAAAGAGTCGCCCGCATTGTTCCCGGCTCGGTCGTCCGACCGGATTACCACACAGGGTGTCCGTAATATGCTGCACAAGGTCGCGGAGACGGCGGGCCTCCGTCCCTATCTCGTCGATGGATCACGCGGCGACGCGGAGGACGTGACACCACACGCACTCCGTCACAGCGTCGCCTACCGGATGATGAACGATGAGGACGGGAACACGTTATACGACGTTCGTAACCGCTTACGCCATCGCTCGATTCAGACGACCGAACGGATCTACGACCACCTGATCAAGGTATAA